From Perognathus longimembris pacificus isolate PPM17 chromosome 4, ASM2315922v1, whole genome shotgun sequence, one genomic window encodes:
- the LOC125350858 gene encoding acyl-coenzyme A diphosphatase NUDT19-like — translation MGAESIARCDFRVSRSGLYAEDRNKDLKDLIVDHLQLAINIIPGCALAPSKGLAAWRARVRSDPRQFLSLCAHLDCTPDIWALQDWSGWLTPSLPNASRRFNTTFFVCCLREPPPIYPNQSEVTECQWLSPSEATENFLSKNIWLACPQFYEIRRLGNFVSLSALHKFCLDLALEGPETWMPITLVTADSTIRLFPGDEQYVEDSHFVENLTYTEKTTDEIMKEVKKFHRLVMHNTYLYNLHVTVQPKYKHIYPKNYIVNKSHL, via the exons ATGGGTGCGGAGAGCATAGCCAGATGTGATTTCAGAGTTAGTAGGAGCGGGCTTTATGCAGAAGATAGAAACAAAGACTTGAAGGATCTTATAGTTGATCACTTGCAATTAGCAATCAACATAA TACCTGGCTGCGCCCTCGCCCCGTCCAAGGGCCTGGCTGCCTGGCGTGCGCGCGTCCGCAGCGACCCGCGCCAGTTCCTGAGCCTGTGTGCACACCTGGACTGCACCCCCGACATCTGGGCCCTGCAGGACTGGAGCGGCTGGCTCACGCCGTCCTTGCCCAACGCCAGCCGCCGCTTCAACACCACCTTCTTCGTCTGCTGCCTGCGCGAGCCGCCGCCCATCTATCCCAACCAGAGCGAGGTGACGGAGTGCCAGTGGTTATCTCCATCAGAGGCAACTGAAAATTTCCTATCCAAAAATATTTGGTTGGCATGTCCACAGTTCTATGAAATAAGAAGACTTGGAAACTTTGTTTCCCTCTCTGCCTTGCACAAGTTCTGCTTGGATCTTGCATTAGAAGGGCCTGAAACATGGATGCCTATCACACTGGTAACTGCTGACTCCACAATCAGGCTTTTCCCAGGAGATGAACAGTATGTAGAAGATTCACACTTTGTAGAAAATCTTACGTATACTGAAAAAACGACTGATGAAATCatgaaagaagtgaaaaaatttcacCGACTAGTAATGCACAATACATATCTTTATAACCTCCATGTGACTGTCCAGCCAAAGTATAAACATATTTATCCTAAGAACTACATAGTAAATAAAAGCCATTTGTAG